In Paralcaligenes sp. KSB-10, the following are encoded in one genomic region:
- a CDS encoding histone H1-like DNA-binding protein, with translation MATAKKAAKKTVAKKAAPAKKVAVKKAAAKKAPAKKVAVKKVAAKKAVAKKAVAKKAPAKKVAAKKAPAKKAAVKKVAAKKVAAKKPAAKKAPAKKAAAKKAPAKKAAAKKPAAKKAAAKPAAKKAAPAAKKPSVKAAAKVSKATTAAPAAKKVINPVASWPFPTGGRP, from the coding sequence ATGGCAACAGCCAAAAAGGCGGCCAAAAAAACCGTCGCGAAAAAAGCAGCACCCGCAAAAAAAGTAGCAGTCAAAAAAGCAGCAGCGAAAAAAGCTCCTGCCAAAAAAGTAGCAGTCAAGAAAGTAGCAGCTAAAAAAGCAGTCGCCAAGAAAGCAGTCGCTAAAAAAGCACCGGCAAAAAAAGTAGCCGCTAAAAAAGCCCCTGCCAAAAAAGCTGCGGTCAAGAAAGTAGCAGCCAAGAAAGTGGCAGCTAAAAAACCAGCCGCCAAAAAAGCCCCGGCAAAAAAAGCCGCCGCTAAAAAGGCTCCTGCCAAAAAAGCTGCCGCTAAAAAACCAGCTGCCAAAAAGGCCGCTGCCAAGCCTGCCGCTAAAAAGGCTGCCCCTGCAGCCAAAAAGCCCAGCGTGAAAGCAGCAGCTAAAGTCAGCAAGGCAACAACTGCTGCACCAGCTGCCAAAAAAGTGATCAACCCGGTCGCTTCCTGGCCATTTCCTACGGGCGGTCGCCCGTAA